One genomic window of Struthio camelus isolate bStrCam1 chromosome 1, bStrCam1.hap1, whole genome shotgun sequence includes the following:
- the LIG4 gene encoding DNA ligase 4: MASTPASQPSPKKTVASQVPFADLCCTLERMQTCKSRPEKTKYFKEFLDSWRRFHDALHQKEKDVTDSFHPAMRLILPQLERERMAYGIKETMLAKLYIELLNLPKDGKDAAKLLHYRTPAGSRGDAGDFAMIAYFVLKPRCPKQGRLTIEQVNELLDAIANNNAAKNKGLLKKSLLQLITQSSALEQKWLIRMIIKDLKLGVSQQTIFSIFHPDAAELYNVTTDLEKVCRQLHDPTVSLSDVSIMLFSAFKPMLAAIADVQQIEKQMNNHIFYIETKLDGERMQMHKDGDVYKYFSRNGYDYTQQFGSSPLEGSLTPFIHKVFKNNVQNCILDGEMMAYNPETQTFMQKGNKFDIKRMVEESDLQTCYCVFDVLMLNDQKLGHEALSKRYEILSDVFTPVTGRMHAVHKTSARTRKEVIDALNEAIDNREEGIMVKDPMSTYKPDKRGEGWLKIKPEYVTGLMDELDLLIVGGYWGKGSRGGMMSHFLCAIAETPPPNEKPSIFHSICRVGSGYTMKELYDLGLKLAKHWKPYHRKDPPCNILCGTEKPEVYIEPCNSVIVQIKAAEIVNSDMYKTDCTLRFPRIEKIREDKEWYECMTSDMLEHLRSKAEGKLASKHLPIDDDDEPQEKKKKTVPKVKKIIGIAEQFKAPDLSNINKVSNVFEDVEFCVMTGTGRYSKSELESKIAECGGSVVQNPGPDTYCVIVGTENVRVKNIIASNKYDVVKAEWLLQCFQTKMLVPWQPAFMIHMCPDTKEHFAREYDSYGDSYTADTDVAQLKEVFSRMKDNSKMMPLDMIAVLEERYSWNSCQLSMFRGNTIYVDCYVVVNEPRTKIHGTRLSVRALELRFYGAKVVPHLEEGVSHVIIGEDHSRVKEMKALRRTFGKKFKIVSELWVTDSVEEGFPKNENQYLI; this comes from the coding sequence ATGGCCTCTACACCTGCTTCTCAGCCTTCTCCTAAAAAAACAGTAGCCTCTCAGGTGCCTTTTGCAGATCTATGCTGTACTCTTGAGCGAATGCAGACATGTAAATCTCGGCCAGAGAAAACCAAGTATTTCAAGGAGTTCCTGGATTCCTGGAGGAGGTTCCATGATGCTCTTCATCAAAAGGAGAAAGATGTCACAGATTCTTTTCACCCAGCAATGCGACTTATTCTTCCGCAATTGGAAAGAGAAAGGATGGCATATGGAATTAAAGAAACTATGCTTGCAAAACTGTATATTGAACTGCTTAATTTACCAAAAGATGGGAAAGATGCCGCAAAGCTTTTACATTACAGAACACCTGCTGGCTCACGTGGAGATGCTGGAGATTTTGCAATGATTGCGTACTTTGTGCTAAAGCCTAGGTGCCCAAAACAAGGCAGACTGACAATAGAACAGGTCAATGAACTTTTAGATGCAATAGCTAATAATAATGCTGCCAAAAACAAGGGTCTGTTAAAGAAAAGCCTCCTTCAGTTAATTACTCAGAGCTCAGCACTTGAACAAAAATGGCTTATCCGGATGATTATAAAGGATCTGAAACTTGGTGTTAGTCAGCAaactatattttccatttttcatcctGATGCTGCTGAATTATACAATGTCACAACTGATTTGGAAAAAGTTTGTAGACAACTGCATGATCCCACTGTCTCGCTTAGTGATGTTTCTATCATGTTATTTTCTGCCTTTAAACCAATGCTTGCTGCTATTGCTGATGTCCAGCAAATTGAGAAACAAATGAATAATCATATATTCTACATAGAAACTAAACTGGATGGTGAGCGTATGCAGATGCACAAAGATGGAgatgtatataaatatttttccagaaatggGTATGACTATACTCAGCAGTTTGGTTCTTCACCCCTTGAAGGTTCGTTGACTCCATTTATtcataaagtatttaaaaacaatgtaCAAAATTGCATTCTTGATGGTGAAATGATGGCTTACAATCCTGAAACACAAACATTcatgcaaaaaggaaacaaatttgaCATAAAAAGAATGGTGGAAGAATCTGATCTGCAGACCTGCTACTGTGTGTTTGATGTATTAATGCTTAATGATCAGAAGTTGGGCCATGAAGCACTAAGCAAAAGATACGAGATCCTAAGTGACGTATTTACCCCAGTAACAGGCAGAATGCATGCTGTACATAAAACAAGCGCCAGAACTAGAAAAGAAGTAATTGATGCTTTAAATGAAGCAATAGATAACAGAGAGGAAGGAATTATGGTGAAAGATCCCATGTCCACTTACAAGCCTGACAAACGTGGGGAAGGCTGGTTAAAAATCAAGCCAGAATACGTCACTGGGCTGATGGATGAGCTAGACCTTTTGATTGTTGGTGGTTACTGGGGAAAGGGGTCACGTGGTGGAATGATGTCTCATTTTTTGTGCGCTATTGCGGAGACTCCACCTCCAAATGAAAAACCTAGTATTTTCCACTCGATTTGTCGTGTTGGCTCTGGTTATACTATGAAGGAATTGTATGATTTAGGTTTGAAACTGGCTAAACACTGGAAGCCCTACCATAGGAAGGACCCTCCATGCAACATTTTGTGTGGAACTGAAAAACCTGAAGTGTACATTGAACCTTGTAACTCTGTAATAGTTCAGATTAAGGCAGCTGAGATTGTTAACAGTGATATGTATAAAACTGACTGTACTTTGAGATTCCCCCGAATTGAGAAAATAAGAGAGGACAAGGAATGGTATGAATGCATGACTTCAGACATGTTAGAACATCTCAGAAGCAAAGCGGAAGGAAAGCTGGCCTCTAAGCACCTTCCAATAGATGATGATGATGagccacaagagaaaaaaaagaaaactgtacctAAGGTGAAGAAGATAATTGGAATAGCTGAGCAGTTTAAAGCCCCTGATCTTTCTAATATAAACAAAGTTTCAAATGTATTTGAAGATGTTGAATTCTGTGTTATGACAGGAACAGGAAGATACTCGAAGTCTGAATTAGAAAGCAAAATAGCTGAATGTGGTGGCAGTGTGGTACAGAACCCTGGACCAGACACGTACTGTGTCATTGTAGGAACTGAGAATGTCAGAGTGAAAAACATCATTGCTTCCAACAAGTATGATGTGGTGAAGgcagagtggcttctccagtgtTTTCAAACCAAAATGCTTGTACCTTGGCAGCCTGCCTTTATGATTCACATGTGTCCTGACACAAAAGAACATTTTGCTCGTGAGTATGACTCTTATGGAGACAGCTATACAGCAGATACAGATGTTGCACAACTAAAGGAAGTGTTCTCAAGAATGAAAGATAATAGTAAGATGATGCCATTGGACATGATTGCTGTATTAGAAGAACGTTATTCATGGAACAGCTGCCAGCTCAGTATGTTCAGAGGAAACACTATTTATGTGGACTGTTACGTTGTTGTTAATGAGCCTAGAACAAAAATCCATGGAACAAGATTATCAGTTAGAGCTTTGGAGCTCCGATTTTATGGTGCAAAAGTAGTCCCTCACCTAGAAGAGGGTGTGTCCCATGTCATTATAGGAGAAGATCACTCCCGGGTAAAAGAGATGAAAGCACTGAGGAGAACATTtggtaaaaaatttaaaattgtgTCTGAGCTGTGGGTAACTGATTCAGTGGAGGAAGGATTCCCAAAGAATGAAAATCAATACTTAATTTAA